One region of Eleutherodactylus coqui strain aEleCoq1 chromosome 5, aEleCoq1.hap1, whole genome shotgun sequence genomic DNA includes:
- the SYT4 gene encoding synaptotagmin-4, with product MAPVIGSSGEAYAEIPTMVGLIGAFGLVFTVSLFSWICCQRKSTKSNKTPPYKFVHVLKGVDIYPESLNSKKKFGADEKTELSPKSHISKTSLHLDLEKRDLNGNFPKANKVRSSPDLEDFSQAPLQEKDKNSISPESINSTSSLSSAEKQDKLGTLFFSIEYNFEKKAFVVNIKEARSLPAMDEQSMTSDPYIKMTILPEKKHKVKTRVLRKTLDPAFDETFTFYGIPYSQVQDLVLHFIVLSFDRFSRDDVIGEVYFPLSGIELSDGRVLMNREINKRNVRKSAGRGELLISLCYQSTTNTLTVVVLKARHLPKADISGLSDPYVKVNLYHAKKRISKKKTHVKKCTPNAVFNELFVFDIPCEGLEDISVEFLVMDSDRGSRNEIIGRLILGASADGTGGEHWKEICEHPRRQIAKWHMLCDG from the exons ATGGCTCCAGTCATTGGCAGCAGTGGGGAGGCTTATG CCGAAATACCCACAATGGTTGGACTCATAGGTGCGTTTGGCCTCGTGTTTACAGTTTCCCTTTTTTCCTGGATCTGTTGCCAACGCAAATCCACCAAATCCAACAAAACTCCTCCCTATAAATTTGTCCATGTGTTGAAAGGTGTCGACATCTACCCTGAAAgtctaaacagcaaaaagaaatttGGGGCGGACGAGAAAACAGAATTATCACCCAAGTCTCACATATCAAAAACATCACTTCATCTTGACCTGGAGAAAAGAGACTTGAATGGCAATTTTCCTAAAGCAAATAAAGTCAGGAGTTCCCCGGATCTGGAGGATTTTTCACAAGCTCCATTACAAGAAAAAGACAAGAATTCAATATCTCCTGAGAGTATAAACTCAACCTCATCGCTCTCATCTGCTGAGAAACAAGACAAGCTGGGAACACTCTTCTTCTCCATAGAGTACAACTTTGAGAAGAAGGCTTTTGTGGTAAACATCAAGGAAGCCAGGTCTCTTCCAGCGATGGATGAACAGTCAATGACTTCTGATCCTTACATAAAGATGACCATCCTGCCAGAGAAAAAGCACAAGGTAAAGACAAGAGTTCTCCGGAAGACCCTTGACCCAGCCTTTGATGAGACCTTTACCTTTTATGGAATCCCTTACAGCCAAGTGCAAGATCTGGTCCTCCACTTCATTGTCTTGAGCTTTGACAGGTTCTCAAGAGACGACGTCATCGGAGAGGTCTACTTCCCTCTCTCTGGGATTGAGCTGTCTGATGGAAGAGTGTTGATGAACAGGGAGATCAACAAGAGGAATGTCAGG AAGTCAGCAGGACGCGGGGAATTGCTGATctctctgtgttaccagtcaacTACAAACACCTTAACAGTTGTGGTGCTGAAGGCGCGTCACCTGCCAAAAGCAGACATATCAGGACTATCAG ATCCATATGTGAAAGTGAATCTTTATCATGCAAAGAAAAGAATTTCCAAAAAGAAAACTCACGTGAAGAAGTGCACCCCGAACGCAGTGTTCAATGAACTGTTTGTGTTTGACATTCCTTGTGAAGGCTTGGAAGACATAAGTGTAGAGTTTCTGGTGATGGATTCAGACAGAGGCTCCAGGAATGAGATTATTGGTCGATTAATCCTCGGAGCCTCAGCAGATGGAACAGGTGGAGAACATTGGAAGGAAATCTGTGAACATCCTCGGAGACAGATTGCCAAGTGGCACATGTTGTGCGATGGTTAG